The DNA region TCCGTGTACTGCCGAGCTGCAGGAAGGCTTTGAGCTGATCCGCAAGCACACCACCACACCGATTGCCGTGGGCGAGGTCTTCAACTCGATATGGGATGCGCATGATCTCATCCGTCGGCAGTGGATCGATTACATCCGCATGGCCATTGTCCACGGCGGGGGGATTACTCAAGTCAAGAAGACCGCAGAGTTTGCAGCGCTCTACCACGTGCGAACTGGCTTCCATGGAGCGACCGATCTCTCTCCTGTGACGATGGCCGCCGCTCTGCATCTTGGACTTGCCGTCCATAACTTTGGAATTCAGGAACACATGCATCACAGTGTGCTGACAGATGAAGTGTTTCCCCATCACTACACGTTTGACGCCGGTTATATGTATCCGGGGGATGCGCCGGGACTGGGTGTCGATCTCGATGAGACCCTCGCCGCGAAGTATCCGTATCAACGAGCTTATCTGCCCATTGCACGTAAGCTCGATGGCACGCTTACGGACTGGTAGTTTTACTGTTCACTGCATTATTCGATACGGCGAGTGAGCAGATTAAAGGCACCCGCCAATGGAGCCCCGTTCATTATGCGATCTGTCTGTATATTGTCTTCCTCCTTAGCTGCTGCGGTTATCTTCACCTTGCCTGGAGTTACACGCGCGCAAGGTAAGGCTGTGAGAGATGGTGTATCACCCATGTTCGCGCAGACGGCTGCTGGCAGCGATGGCTCGGGGGCCTACCGCACGGGGCACTATCGCGATCTTTTCGCCGAGCAGGGCCACAGTCAGAAGCAGAGCCGCGCCAAGATCGATGCCGCCTTCCAGCAACTCTTTCATGGAGATAAGAACACGCAGGCTCTCTACTACGAGGTAGGTCGCAATGAGAACGGGCCACTTGCGTATATTACGGACGTCGCGAATCGAGACGCTCGCACAGAGGGTATGTCTTACGGCATGATGATTGCCGTTCAGATGAATAAAAAGCATGAGTTCGATGCCATCTGGAACTGGGCGAACACCTACATGCTCATCAAAGATCCGGCCAATCCGTCAGTCGGTTACTTTTCGTGGTCGATGCATACGGATGGGACGCCGCGCTCCGACTCGCCTGCTCCTGATGGTGAAGAGTATTTCGTCATGAGCCTCTATTTCGCGGCGAACCGTTGGGGAAACGGGACCGGCATCTATAACTACAAGGCGCAGGCAGACCGCATTCTTAGCCTCATGCGGCATCACCCGGTTAAGACAGGCATCCCTCCATTTCGTTTGAAGCCGAACGAACCGCCTTACGTCCCGGCCGCTCGTCCCGGCTTGCCTCCGCGCAACCGCCCGCAGAAGGTTGGCCCGATGGTCAATGAGCAATACAAGATGATTCTTTTTGTGCCTGGCCAGGATCGAAATGGTTTCACCGACCCCTCGTATCATTTGCCTGCCTTTTATGAACTGTGGTCGCGGTGGGGGCCGATTGAAGATCGCCCGTTCTGGGCCGAGGCCGCAACTGCCAGCCGCGGTTTCTTTCAGAAGGCTACAAATCCTACTACCGGCCTTGCGCCGGACTATGCCGACTTCGATGGTAAACCGCATGGCTCCGGCTTTAACCCGATGTCGGCTAACTTCTCCTATGACTCCTGGCGAACGGCCAGCAACTGGTCGGTTGACTATTCCTGGTGGCACAAGGATGCGGAGGAGACTGTTCTGAGCGACCGCATTCAAAAATTTCTATTCAGTCAGGGCATCAGCACTTTTAGCGACCAGTACACGCTGGAGGGCAAACCGCTCTCGCACCGACACTCCACCGGGATGGTTGCCACAGCGGCGACTGCAAGCCTCGCTGCTACCAAAGGACCGATTTCTAAAGCCTTCATCGACGAGTTGTGGAATTCACCTATTCCATCAGGAGAACAACGCTATTACGATGGCATGCTTTATATGATGAGCATGCTTCATTGCAGTGGGAACTTCCGTATATGGGGGCCGAAGTAGCGTCTCGCAGGTGCTCTTGGGGGATTTGAAGGCGACAGGTACTGTCTCGACGGGGTCTGTTCCTCTACTATTTACGGTGGCGGGACAGACTCCTCGTCATTTTTCGAGTAGCGATAATTTCGCATCATAGGTTAGCAGTGGTACGGGGGCAAAGATGAGTGGGGAAGCGATGAACGTAAACCGGATGTCGGGAGTTTTGCTGCATGTGACGTCGTTGCCCTCGTACGGTGGGGTGGGAGATTTTGGGCCAGCTGCGTATGCGTTTGTCGATTTTCTCGCGGCGGCGAAGCAACGGCTGTGGCAGGTATTGCCGCTGAACCCCACGGGGTATGGCTCATCGCCGTACTCGGCGCTGTCGGCATTCGCCGGAAATCCTCTATTTATCAGCCTGGAACGGCTGGTGCGGGAAGGCTGGATTGGCGCGGACCGGATCGAGGGACTGCCCGGGCACGACGGGCCTGCGGATTTTGTGGAAGCGATGCGGGTGAAGCTCCCGCTGATCGAGGAAGCGGCTGCGAATTTTCTCGACCACGCGCCGAACGATCTGAGAGCACGGTTTCAAAAATTCTGTCACGACAATATCTCCTGGCTCTCCGACTATGCGATGTTCAACGTGCTGCGGAGAATGCACGGCTACGTCAGTTGGATAGATTGGCCTGAGGACTATGCGCGGCGGAAGAACGATGCCTTGACGGCGGTATTGAACTCGCATGGCCGCGAACTGGCGGTAGAGCAGGCGATTCAATTTTTATTCAATGAGCAGTGGTGTGCTCTGCGAACATACTGCACGGAGCGCAAGATTCGGATTCTCGGCGATGTCGCCATCTTTGTGAACTACGACAGTGCCGATGTGTGGACGCATCCCGAAATATTTGAGCTGGACGACGATCTGAAGCCAACGCGGGTGTCGGGCGTGCCGCCGGATTACTTTTCAAGTACGGGCCAGCGCTGGGGCAATCCATTGTACAAATGGGGCCTGATGAAGGAGCGCGGGTTCGACTGGTGGGTGGCTCGGATTCGGCGTTCGCTGACGCTGTATGACTCGATACGGCTCGACCACTTTCGCGGCTTCGAGGCGTTCTGGTCGATCCCGGCGGAGGAACCGACGGCGGTCAATGGACTGTGGGTGAAGGCGCCGGGGCACGAGCTTTTCGATCGATTGAGAGAGGTATTTGGGGAGCTTCCATTCATTGCAGAGGATCTTGGCCTGATCACGCCCGAGGTGGATGAGCTGCGTGAGCATTTTGGCATGCCGGGGATGCGGATTCTACAGTTCGGCTTTTCGGACAGGGGAAGTCACCTTTATCTTCCTCACCGGTTCGTAAAGAACACCGTGGTCTACACCGGCACCCACGACAATAACACGACCCTGGGCTGGTGGCGCGACGGTACCGGCGAGACGGAACGGGCCAATGTGCAGACGTATCTGCAAACGATTGAGCACGAAGGTGACATCGTATGGGCGATGATTCGTGCCGCGGCGAGATCCGTGGCGAATCTGTGCATCTTTCCGATGCAGGACATTCTGCACCTGGGCAGCGAGTGCCGGATGAATACGCCGGCGGCAGGGGCGGGGAACTGGACGTGGCGCTATGAATCGAACGCACTGCATCCTGACTTTGCAATCAAGCTGGCGGCGCTGATGGAGATGACGGATCGCGACGGCTACGAAGCTCCGAAGGAAGGCGTGGAGGCAGGTCACCCGACAGAAGAGTCACACTAGCCGGGCAGACCTGGGCTCAAGCGTTTAGACTGAAGTTGAGCACATTAAATTTTAGGAGCATCCATGCCTCTTTCTGGCGAAGCCATCCGCACGATGAATTATGTTGACGATATTTCGGTGACGCTGCGCCGTATTCTTGCGGTCCTGCCGTCGTTGACCGACGATGAGCGTCAACGTGTTTCTGACCACATTAAACAGTCCCAGCCGAGTTACGAGTCGGTCATCAACGCCGTCGCGAGCAAAAAGTAATGCAACCGGTAGCACCAGGGTCGCCGTTCGAGATTCGCACTGTCGCAATCATCGGAGCTGGGACGGCGGGCCGAAGTTTCGCTTTGGCGTGTGCTGCGGTGGGCTACCGTGTTGTGCTGGAAGATGTAATGCCGGCAAATCTGCGGCGCGCCGAGGCGGATTTTGCGGAGATGGATCTGCGCGATTCGTCCGGTACCCTTGGTCTCGCTTTGACTGTCGAAGATGCGGTCCGGGAGGCGGACATTGCCATCGATTTTGTCCCCGATGAGCTGGAGTCAAAGCTGGAGATCTTTAGCATGATCGACCGCATGGCTCCGCCGAAGACGATCCTGTGTACGCCGAGTAATGCCTTGAGCATTACCGATCTGGCATCCTGCGTCTATCGTCCTGAGCGGTGTTTTGCAGTGCGGGGAGATCGTCTGGCGGCAAGTTCAGCGGTCCGGCTGTTGTATTCGCCCTCTGCCGATGAACGGCTGCTGGTAGCCACCGTCGACTTTTTGCGCTCACTGCGCATCGAGGTGCAAAGTGAGCCAGACCCGGATATGCCTATACTGCTGAAGAACTTGGCCCATTCGGCGCTCTAATTTAATTAGCAGCGAATAACCGCGAAGTGGGAACTGTTTCAGTGGAATTTACGTAGCTGAAGGTGGAGAATAGGTCCACCTCGTCATGCGCGCGTTTCTCGACATCTTCGCTCAGGTCTTCCAATCGATTGGAGCAAACAAGCTCCGATCGTTCCTCACGATGTTCGGCATCGCGTGGGGAGTGGCTTCGCTTCTTCTGTTGATTGGGCTGGGTGAGGGATTTCGTTCCGGACAGCGCCGGGGGTTGTCGGAACTGGGGTCCGACGTCATCATGCTTTTCAGCGGGACGGTGCCTGCGCTGCCGAATCAGCATACTGGGATGCGGCCCTACAAACTGACGCTCAGTGATGCCGACGCTATCCGTGCCGAGGCGTCCCATGTCCGCAACGCAACTGCGTTTGTCGATCGCGGCGATCTGAAGGAGGTCAGCGAGTTTTCGAGCGCAGGCGGCCCCGTGTTGGGTGTAGAGAGGAATTACCCCGAGATACGTCATCTTCCCGTCTCCAAGGGACGTTTTCTGAACGCCGATGACGTCGCACAGCGCAGGCAGGTTGTCTTCCTGGGGGAGAAGAATAACAAGCTGTTGTTTCCGGGAAGGCCTTCCATTGGGTCTTTTATTACGCTGAATGGATATCGCTTTCAGGTCATAGGGGTTGCGCCGAAGATCGGGCGGGGCAATAACGATAGCGACAACCAGAAGATTTATATTCCGCTCTCGACGATGCTGCAACTCTTTCCGATCCTCGGCGACAATATCCCGGCAGATGCGGTCACCTCAATCCAATATCAGCCGACAACCGAGGACATGAATGAGGCGGCAAAGGCGGACGTGCACCGCATTATCGCCGAGAGGCATGGATTCGATCCCGGACTGACGGACGCGTTTGAGGAGTGGGACACGATCAAGGCGAACAAGACTGTTGGCCTAATCTTCACCGCGATGGATGTTTTTCTCGGCGGCGTCGGCATCGTTACGCTGGCGCTGGGTGCGGTGGGTATCGTCAACATCATGCTGGTAACCGTGACGGAACGTACACAGGAGATTGGTCTGCGCAAGGCGCTGGGCGCGACCAATCGCAGCGTTCTGATGCAGTTCTTTCTGGAGGGCCTGATGCTCACCGGAATCAGCGGCCTGATTGGAATTGCGGGTGCAGGCTGCCTGATGCTGGTGCTGGGGCATGCGATGGGAGACAACCAGATGGGATTCGATCCGCCGCGGCTGGTGCCGTGGTCGGCTGCAATGGCGATGGGGACTCTGGTGCTTTGCGGTATTGTGGCCGGCATTTATCCGGCGAGCCGCGCGGCCAGGATGCAGCCGGTCGAGGCGCTGCGCAAAGATTAAAGGGGCAGGGGAGTAAGACGATGCTGCGAGATATCTTCGGTCAGGCAATGGAAGCGATGCGGCACAATGGAAGACGGACCGCCATCACGATCGTTGGCATGGCGTGGGGCATCGCCACGGTCGTCCTTCTGCTGGCCTATGGTGCCGGTTTCGGCAGGGCGTTCGAGACGATCTTCGCTCAGTTTGGCACCAACATGATCGGCGTGTTTCCCGGCACTACCAGCGAACAGGTGGGGGGGACCAAGGCAGGCGTGACGGTGCGTCTGCAGCAGGATGACGTGGAGCGCATTCAGGAGACGGTCCCGGGTGTCCAGCATGTGTCGCCGGTGATGTGGAAACAGGTACCGGTGCAGAATGACCTCCATACCTACACGTGGGAGGTCGATGGCGTTACCCCAGCATTGCAGGACATCCAGAAGATGAATTTAAGTGAAGGTCGTTTTATAACGGCGGCGGACGTGCAACAGCGGAACCATGTTGCCGTCATTGGATCGCAGGCGAAGACTAAGCTTTACTCCGGAATGTTCCCCTTGGGGCAGACGGTGCGGTTGAACGGCATCAGCTTTGAGGTGATTGGGGTACTGAAGGCCAAGATGCAGGAGGGCGATGACAATATCAATCGCCTCGTCTATATCCCGTTTTCAACTATGGGGGACATCAAGGACACCAAGTATCTCGACGGCATCTGGTTCAACTATCGTGGCGATCCCAAGGCCGTGGAACATGCGTTGCGGAACACGCTCGCTGCATCGCACGCCTTCAGGCCGTCGGACCGAAACGCCATCTATGTGGCTAATATCATGGAGCAGCTCGCGCAGTTCCGCATCATATCGCTGGGTCTGCAAGTGCTGCTGCTCTTTATTGGGACCCTGACGCTGGGTATCGCCGGCATCGGGCTGATGAACATCATGCTGGTCAGCGTGCAACAGCGAACGCGAGAGATCGGCGTGGAGAAGGCGCTGGGTGCGCGGAAGCGTCATATTCTGCTTCAGTTCCTCGCCGAAGCCATGGTCATCACCGGGGTTGGCGGTGTAGCGGGGATTGCCCTGGCTTATGGAGTCAGCACGGCGGTAGGCGGCATCACGTTCTATAGTGCGATTGCTGCCAACGCGAGCGCAGCAGACATCTATCTGATCATCTCGCCGCATATTGTCATTCTGGCGACCGTTGTTCTCATTGTGGTGGGCACGGTGAGCGGTATGATCCCCGCGATTCAGGCCGCGAACCTCGATCCGATTGAAGCGCTGCGATATGAATAGAAGGTAGGCCTAATCGTTGGTGCTTGCGCGTTGGTAGGGCTTCTGCATCAGGGCGCGGGCTTCATTGACGGCGCCCTGGGTGTTGTCGTTGGTCTGTACGGCGAGGCGATATTCGTTGACGGCACGGTCGCGTTGACCCGTGAGATCGAAGATGCGGCCCAGTTCGATGTGGCTCCAGACGTCGACCCATTTGGGATCGCCATCTCCGCGCAGCGCATCGCGGAATGAGTTTGCCGCCGACTGATAGTTGCGCTGCATGAAGAAGACCTCGCCGATGCGGTAGGACGCGAGGGAGCTGTTCTTGTTGGCGTCGAGTGCCTTCTGGTATTCGACCAGCGCTGCGGTCAGATCGCCTTGGGCAACCTGTTCCTGCCCGCGCAGGACGGCTACGCGAACAGCGAGATCGGGGGTGCTCTTCAGCAGCCAGTTTTCCGGGTCGATGCTGATGCGCCGGGGGCGGCCAAAGGTCTCAATTGAGTATTGCGACTCGTTGCCGCTTACAACGATGCGTTGGGTTTCGGTCTTTCCATCGGTCTCGATGCGCAGCTCGACTGGCATGCGGAAGAGGTCAAGATCCTGCGTAATGGCCCCGACAGTGCGGAACCCCTTGTTGTTTCCAAGACGGAAGACGGTGTATTTGTCTCCGAAGGAAGGTGCGCCGGTGCCGTCGATCCACTGCGAGAAGAAGGGTGTCAGCTGCAAATGCGACTGGGCTTCGGCGACGGTCTGAACGTCGGAGCTGCGGATGGGCTTGTCTGTATATTGCGAGAGCAAGCCGCGTAGAAATTGATTGAAGGTGTCGTTGCCCATCTCCCAGCGGAGCATGTGGAAGACCATCGCGCCTTTTTCCAGCGTCATGGACTGAAACTGCGGGGAGAATGGGTCCAGACGTCCGAGAGAGGTGAGGGGAACTGTATCGTAGGCCAGAGCCCCGGCGGAGACGTCGGTGATGGCCGATTGGAAAGCTGTTTTGCCCGCCGAATCTTCGAGGTACATCAGCTCGGCATAGCGCGACATGCCGTTGGTGATCCAGGCGTCGTTCAAGGTCGCGGGCGAGACCTCACTGCCCCACCATTGATGGGCGATGGTATTCGAGAGCAATCGCTGGGCGTTGCGCGCGGCAATGCGACCACCACCGATAGCCGCAATCTCCGGCGCCCATGCGGCGGAGACGGCATCGTCGGGCAGTTCCACGAGGTTGAGGATAGGGGATTCAGGCTGGCCGAAGGCGCTGGTCATGAACTCAAACTGCTTGTCGGCGGTCTGGGCGAAGTCGGTAGCGAAGGGTTTTCGCTTGTCTGTAACGTAGACGTGGATGTTGTTGACGCCCGGGATGCTGATCGGATCGAGGAACTTGCCAGCGATGATGGTTCCGGGAAAGCCGGGCTTGGTCCAGTTAAAGTCGTATTCGGTACGGTTGCCGGAGAGGGTCTTCTGCCCGGCGACACCGCTGCCCACTACCCGCTCGTCAGAGGGGACGCTGATATGCATCTGGGCCGTGAAGCGATCGGTGTAGAGACCGGTCATGGGGAACCATGCACCCGGATAGAGGAGGATGCTAATGGGGTCGTCGACGGAGGCGAGTTTGATTCCGCTTACCGGGCTGGTATCCGCTCCTGTGAGTGTGCCGGAGTATTCAAAGTTGTAGGTGGTGCTGGTCCCCTTTGGAATGGGATTGGCCAAGGTGAATCGGACGGTGCTGTTGTTGGTGAGGCGCTCCGATTCGAGCGGTTTGCCGCTGGCGTCCGTGACTTTGGTGATCTGGAGGCCATTATTCAACTCGAATATGGGAGAGGTGAGATCTTCGAGCGCCGTGAAGGTGACGGCGGCGGTTGCCGTGAGGTGGTGCACGGCGGGATCCAGATCGGCGGTGATGACATAGCCCGTGACGCGCAATTGAGGCCGCACCGGCGCTGCCCACAGCGGAGCGCCAAGGATACATATGGGGAACAGGGCCGTGACCAGGACTCGGAGATACCGGGAGGGTAGGTGCATATCGGGCGAAGATCCTCAAAAAGAAATGGTACAGCCTTCGTGCTGTTAGACGCTTGCCGTTGAAGTTCGGCCTCTTGTGGTCTGGTTCTGCTCCAGGAGTGCTTCGACCGCGTCACATACCTGAATGATGGGGCTTGATCCGGAGGCGGGAAGCAGTTTAAGGTTCGTTTCGGCGAGGTCCGCCCTCATGGCTTCGCGCTGCGGCCCGTCAGCTATCAGTGGGCTGAGCTTCGCCACGATATTTTCGGCGGTAAAGTGGGCCTGCAGCAACTCGGGCACAATGCGCCGCCCTGCAATGAGATTGACCATGGCTATCGGGAGATTGCCGTCCTTATCAACCTTAGCCGGGATTTCAACGGGATATCGGATAAGGCGTTTAGCGAGCGCAAAGGTTAAAGGGGAGACGCGGTAGACAACGATGAAAGGATTTCCCACGACCGTGGCCTGTACCGTTGCGGTGCCGCTGGCTACGATGCTGGCGCGAGCGTGATGGAGTGCCTCCCGGGCGTCGTCGACCAGGGTAACCTTTGCCTTTGGTGCCGGGAATGTCGGATCTTGCAGGAAGTTGCGGATGTAGGCGGTACTTACTGTGGAGGCGACTGGAATCACGAATTCGTACCTGCCCTTCGTGTTCAGGACTGCGGCTGCCCGCAGCATCTCCGGCAGATTAAGTTGCACCTCTTTGCGGCGGCTGCCGGGCAACAGTGCGATCCAGGTTTTTTCGGGATCGAGCTTGTGCTTTTCGGCGTATTCCGAGCGAGTGCTTGAAGGCTGCGGCAACTGTGCCAGCGGATGGCCGACGAACGCGGCTTCAACTCCGCGAGCACGATAAAAGCGCTCTTCGAAGGGGAAGATGACCAGCATGCGGCTGACCCGCTGCTGCACCCAGCGGAGTCGTTTGCGCTTCCAGGCCCAGAGTTGAGGGCTGACGAAGTAGATGACCGGGATGTTCAGTTTGCGAAACTCCCGCGCGAGACGAAAGTTGACGTCAGGAAAGTCGATGAGGACTGCGACGTCGGGTCGGTGCTTCTTGATGGAGGCAACCAGGCGGCGGTACTCGCCGTAGATATAGGGCATGTGGCGGACCACTTCGGTGATGCCCATGTGGGCCACGTCTTCAGCGCGGACGATGCGGTCCATGCCTGCGTCCGCCATCTCAGTGCCGCCGAGGCCGAAACAGGTGAGCTGCGGCATGCGGCTGCGCAGTTCAGAGATGAGCTGGGCGCCGTAATAGTCTCCGCTTGCCTCGCCGGCGGAGAGAAAGATGTGCGGAAATGGGTTGGTCTCTGCCACGTTAATCTTCTGCCGGTGTGATCAGGGTAAAACAGCGCCGGAGAGTTGGGACGGCAGAACATTCTCCGCCGGTATCTCCTGATCTCTATATTGAAGCTGGTAGAGCTTCCAATATAGGCCACGATGGGTGAGCAGTTCCTGGTGGGTGCCGCGTTCACGTAACTGCCCTTTGTGCATGACAAGAATAGTATCGGCCCGCTGGATGGTGGACAACCGGTGCGCGATGAGAACGGACGTGCGGCCTGTGACCATGCGGGAGAGCGCATTGCGCACGCGAAGCTCCGTATCGGTATCAACAGAGGAGGTGGCCTCGTCGAGAATAAGGATTCCGGGGTCGTGAGCCAGGGCGCGGGCGAAGCTGATGAGCTGCTTTTGGCCGGTGGACAGGGTGGCTCCCCGCTCTTGCACAGGCTCGGCGAATTGCAACGGTAGCGAGCGGATGAAATCCCCGACATTGACGTCGTCCGCCGCACGCTGGAGGCGCTCATCCGTAATCCAC from Edaphobacter paludis includes:
- a CDS encoding ABC transporter permease, with amino-acid sequence MLRDIFGQAMEAMRHNGRRTAITIVGMAWGIATVVLLLAYGAGFGRAFETIFAQFGTNMIGVFPGTTSEQVGGTKAGVTVRLQQDDVERIQETVPGVQHVSPVMWKQVPVQNDLHTYTWEVDGVTPALQDIQKMNLSEGRFITAADVQQRNHVAVIGSQAKTKLYSGMFPLGQTVRLNGISFEVIGVLKAKMQEGDDNINRLVYIPFSTMGDIKDTKYLDGIWFNYRGDPKAVEHALRNTLAASHAFRPSDRNAIYVANIMEQLAQFRIISLGLQVLLLFIGTLTLGIAGIGLMNIMLVSVQQRTREIGVEKALGARKRHILLQFLAEAMVITGVGGVAGIALAYGVSTAVGGITFYSAIAANASAADIYLIISPHIVILATVVLIVVGTVSGMIPAIQAANLDPIEALRYE
- a CDS encoding M1 family aminopeptidase, giving the protein MHLPSRYLRVLVTALFPICILGAPLWAAPVRPQLRVTGYVITADLDPAVHHLTATAAVTFTALEDLTSPIFELNNGLQITKVTDASGKPLESERLTNNSTVRFTLANPIPKGTSTTYNFEYSGTLTGADTSPVSGIKLASVDDPISILLYPGAWFPMTGLYTDRFTAQMHISVPSDERVVGSGVAGQKTLSGNRTEYDFNWTKPGFPGTIIAGKFLDPISIPGVNNIHVYVTDKRKPFATDFAQTADKQFEFMTSAFGQPESPILNLVELPDDAVSAAWAPEIAAIGGGRIAARNAQRLLSNTIAHQWWGSEVSPATLNDAWITNGMSRYAELMYLEDSAGKTAFQSAITDVSAGALAYDTVPLTSLGRLDPFSPQFQSMTLEKGAMVFHMLRWEMGNDTFNQFLRGLLSQYTDKPIRSSDVQTVAEAQSHLQLTPFFSQWIDGTGAPSFGDKYTVFRLGNNKGFRTVGAITQDLDLFRMPVELRIETDGKTETQRIVVSGNESQYSIETFGRPRRISIDPENWLLKSTPDLAVRVAVLRGQEQVAQGDLTAALVEYQKALDANKNSSLASYRIGEVFFMQRNYQSAANSFRDALRGDGDPKWVDVWSHIELGRIFDLTGQRDRAVNEYRLAVQTNDNTQGAVNEARALMQKPYQRASTND
- a CDS encoding glycosyl hydrolase family 8; protein product: MFAQTAAGSDGSGAYRTGHYRDLFAEQGHSQKQSRAKIDAAFQQLFHGDKNTQALYYEVGRNENGPLAYITDVANRDARTEGMSYGMMIAVQMNKKHEFDAIWNWANTYMLIKDPANPSVGYFSWSMHTDGTPRSDSPAPDGEEYFVMSLYFAANRWGNGTGIYNYKAQADRILSLMRHHPVKTGIPPFRLKPNEPPYVPAARPGLPPRNRPQKVGPMVNEQYKMILFVPGQDRNGFTDPSYHLPAFYELWSRWGPIEDRPFWAEAATASRGFFQKATNPTTGLAPDYADFDGKPHGSGFNPMSANFSYDSWRTASNWSVDYSWWHKDAEETVLSDRIQKFLFSQGISTFSDQYTLEGKPLSHRHSTGMVATAATASLAATKGPISKAFIDELWNSPIPSGEQRYYDGMLYMMSMLHCSGNFRIWGPK
- the malQ gene encoding 4-alpha-glucanotransferase yields the protein MNVNRMSGVLLHVTSLPSYGGVGDFGPAAYAFVDFLAAAKQRLWQVLPLNPTGYGSSPYSALSAFAGNPLFISLERLVREGWIGADRIEGLPGHDGPADFVEAMRVKLPLIEEAAANFLDHAPNDLRARFQKFCHDNISWLSDYAMFNVLRRMHGYVSWIDWPEDYARRKNDALTAVLNSHGRELAVEQAIQFLFNEQWCALRTYCTERKIRILGDVAIFVNYDSADVWTHPEIFELDDDLKPTRVSGVPPDYFSSTGQRWGNPLYKWGLMKERGFDWWVARIRRSLTLYDSIRLDHFRGFEAFWSIPAEEPTAVNGLWVKAPGHELFDRLREVFGELPFIAEDLGLITPEVDELREHFGMPGMRILQFGFSDRGSHLYLPHRFVKNTVVYTGTHDNNTTLGWWRDGTGETERANVQTYLQTIEHEGDIVWAMIRAAARSVANLCIFPMQDILHLGSECRMNTPAAGAGNWTWRYESNALHPDFAIKLAALMEMTDRDGYEAPKEGVEAGHPTEESH
- a CDS encoding ABC transporter permease, which encodes MRAFLDIFAQVFQSIGANKLRSFLTMFGIAWGVASLLLLIGLGEGFRSGQRRGLSELGSDVIMLFSGTVPALPNQHTGMRPYKLTLSDADAIRAEASHVRNATAFVDRGDLKEVSEFSSAGGPVLGVERNYPEIRHLPVSKGRFLNADDVAQRRQVVFLGEKNNKLLFPGRPSIGSFITLNGYRFQVIGVAPKIGRGNNDSDNQKIYIPLSTMLQLFPILGDNIPADAVTSIQYQPTTEDMNEAAKADVHRIIAERHGFDPGLTDAFEEWDTIKANKTVGLIFTAMDVFLGGVGIVTLALGAVGIVNIMLVTVTERTQEIGLRKALGATNRSVLMQFFLEGLMLTGISGLIGIAGAGCLMLVLGHAMGDNQMGFDPPRLVPWSAAMAMGTLVLCGIVAGIYPASRAARMQPVEALRKD
- the lpxB gene encoding lipid-A-disaccharide synthase, with the protein product MAETNPFPHIFLSAGEASGDYYGAQLISELRSRMPQLTCFGLGGTEMADAGMDRIVRAEDVAHMGITEVVRHMPYIYGEYRRLVASIKKHRPDVAVLIDFPDVNFRLAREFRKLNIPVIYFVSPQLWAWKRKRLRWVQQRVSRMLVIFPFEERFYRARGVEAAFVGHPLAQLPQPSSTRSEYAEKHKLDPEKTWIALLPGSRRKEVQLNLPEMLRAAAVLNTKGRYEFVIPVASTVSTAYIRNFLQDPTFPAPKAKVTLVDDAREALHHARASIVASGTATVQATVVGNPFIVVYRVSPLTFALAKRLIRYPVEIPAKVDKDGNLPIAMVNLIAGRRIVPELLQAHFTAENIVAKLSPLIADGPQREAMRADLAETNLKLLPASGSSPIIQVCDAVEALLEQNQTTRGRTSTASV
- a CDS encoding 3-hydroxyacyl-CoA dehydrogenase NAD-binding domain-containing protein: MQPVAPGSPFEIRTVAIIGAGTAGRSFALACAAVGYRVVLEDVMPANLRRAEADFAEMDLRDSSGTLGLALTVEDAVREADIAIDFVPDELESKLEIFSMIDRMAPPKTILCTPSNALSITDLASCVYRPERCFAVRGDRLAASSAVRLLYSPSADERLLVATVDFLRSLRIEVQSEPDPDMPILLKNLAHSAL